A region from the Triticum aestivum cultivar Chinese Spring chromosome 3D, IWGSC CS RefSeq v2.1, whole genome shotgun sequence genome encodes:
- the LOC123076320 gene encoding receptor like protein 29 translates to IVRGRGFPRRPERKPFFARCSLCPWPVTSRQSPHRALAPSASPTRPSPAALKPRKNHTHQTHSPGTDTTMPASIAVFLCLLSVANAAAMDPAERETLFLVMDAVSSDRDWRSESPDPCGAPWPGLECKPAPGTAAPLHVTRLDFGVEPNPSCKDAATFPPQVLTLPRLQSLFFVDCFNNPAAVTALVLPSANLSSSTLQQLSIRANPSLSGVMPPQLVRLRSLQVLTISQNGLVRGEIPQGIGELKSLVHLDLSYNSLSGPVPSRISELKGLVGLDLSYNALSGPIPSRIGDLNQLQKLDLSSNNLTGGIPDTVANLTSLTFLALSNNGLNGHFPPGLSGLRNLQYLIMDNNPMDVPLPSELGSLARLQELRLAGSGYSGPIPAAFGQLASLTTLSLEDNNLTGEIPAGLSRLHRIYHLNLSNNGLGGAVPFDGAFLRRLGRNLDLSGNSGLCLDVVRDVGVGVGACHGGGGGDGSLARDSVSSAARGVMARGSTDSFRFRLLGPVCVVVICIFLSSE, encoded by the coding sequence ATCGTGCGAGGCCGAGGTTTTCCCCGGCGTCCCGAACGCAAACCTTTCTTTGCACGATGCTCTCTCTGCCCATGGCCGGTCACGTCACGTCAATCACCGCACCGCGCACTGGCCCCATCTGCATCGCCCACGCGGCCGAGCCCTGCTGCTCTTAAACCCCGGAAAAACCACACTCATCAAACGCATAGCCCCGGAACGGACACCACGATGCCGGCCTCCATCGCGGTCTTCCTGTGCCTGCTCTCGGTGGCCAACGCGGCGGCAATGGATCCGGCGGAGAGGGAGACGCTGTTCCTCGTCATGGACGCCGTCTCCTCCGACCGGGACTGGCGCTCCGAGAGCCCCGACCCCTGCGGCGCGCCCTGGCCGGGGCTCGAGTGCAAGCCGGCGCCCGGCACCGCCGCGCCGCTGCACGTCACGCGGCTGGACTTCGGCGTGGAGCCCAACCCGTCGTGCAAGGACGCGGCCACCTTCCCGCCCCAGGTGCTCACGCTGCCCCGCCTCCAGTCCCTCTTCTTCGTCGACTGCTTCAACAACCCGGCCGCCGTCACCGCCCTCGTCCTCCCTTCCGCCAACCTCTCGTCCTCCACCCTGCAGCAGCTCAGCATCCGGGCCAACCCGTCGCTGTCCGGCGTCATGCCGCCGCAGCTCGTCAGGCTCAGGTCCCTCCAGGTGCTCACCATCTCCCAGAACGGCCTCGTCCGTGGTGAGATCCCGCAGGGCATCGGCGAGCTCAAGTCGCTGGTGCACCTCGACCTCAGCTACAACTCCCTCTCCGGGCCGGTGCCCAGCCGGATCAGCGAGCTCAAGGGCTTGGTCGGCCTGGACCTCAGCTACAACGCGCTGTCCGGCCCCATCCCCAGCCGGATCGGCGACCTGAACCAGCTGCAGAAGCTGGACCTGAGCTCCAACAACCTCACCGGCGGCATTCCGGACACCGTCGCCAACCTCACCTCCCTCACCTTCCTGGCGCTAAGCAACAACGGCCTCAATGGGCACTTCCCCCCTGGCCTCTCCGGTCTCCGGAACCTCCAGTATCTGATCATGGACAACAACCCGATGGACGTCCCGCTGCCGTCTGAGCTCGGCAGCCTCGCCCGTCTTCAAGAACTCCGGCTAGCCGGCTCCGGCTACTCGGGGCCGATACCGGCGGCGTTTGGACAGCTGGCGAGCCTGACGACGCTTTCGCTCGAAGACAACAACCTCACGGGTGAGATTCCCGCGGGGCTGAGCAGACTGCACAGGATATACCACCTGAACCTGAGCAACAACGGGCTGGGCGGGGCCGTGCCGTTCGACGGCGCGTTCCTGCGGCGGCTCGGCCGCAACCTCGACCTCAGCGGCAACTCGGGGCTGTGCCTGGACGTCGTGCGGGACGTCGGCGTCGGCGTTGGTGcctgccatggcggcggcggcggtgatggttCCTTGGCGCGTGACTCGGTGAGCAGTGCTGCCAGGGGAGTGATGGCGAGGGGTTCCACGGACAGTTTCCGGTTTCGCCTGCTCGGCCCAGTGTGCGTGGTAGTGATCTGCATTTTTCTTTCCTCCGAATGA